From a single Apium graveolens cultivar Ventura chromosome 2, ASM990537v1, whole genome shotgun sequence genomic region:
- the LOC141707127 gene encoding G-type lectin S-receptor-like serine/threonine-protein kinase At4g27290: MNLLTIILFCFTCSSILVNSIAVDIITTNQTFRDGDTIVSAAGEFELGFFSPGSSTNRYLAIRYKKIAIGTIVWVANRNRPLMNTSGVVQINATGITLRTVNTSDGIIWSSNRRTTIKNPVLQLLDTGNLVLRDEAQDINNEKDFIWQSFDYPGDTLLPGMKFGIDLETGIDRYYTSWKSVDDPSLGSFSNRLDPNGYPQFILRKGSVIWSRTGLWNGYKFSGIPNYNQRIIFTYTYVFNEKEIYYRFDLINRTSAIMRFVLTPDGDSKLLVWNGQQQNWNVYLSLQDTDCDRYGLCGAYGQCNIYNAPRCECLRGFVPRFPEKWNAADWSDGCIRRTNLVCGSKEGFLKHSGVKLPDTRQSWYNMTINHHECKQSCLKNCSCTAFAYADAKKGGPGCLLWFGDLIDIRDYTEDGQDMFVRMPSSELEKSWSSVKRKILIILITAILTVVLLVIFLLVYKRRKLQKKESLRLYSDSVDRAEIGKVDLELPLFDFKRIANATSDFSNNTKLGEGGFGPVYKGTLDDGQEIAVKRLSKNSSQGLDEFKNEVSCIARLQHRNLVTLLGYCTESGERILIYEYMANKSLDSLIFDKKSRITLDWPRRYNIINGIARGLMYLHQDSKLRIIHRDLKASNILLDHEMNPKISDFGLARSFGGNEIDAKTSRVVGTYGYMAPEYVIDGQFSVKSDVYSFGVLLIEIVSGVKNRLFRHPDHNLNLLAHAWMSYKEDKLLQVMDGVILDSSNDMEVFRVIQIGLLCVQHDPKDRPVMSQVVLMLSSNMKLPHPKQPGFFMERNLLEVDYLSSNSEFSSSNQFTITTLLPRV; this comes from the exons ATGAATTTACTTACCATCATTTTGTTTTGTTTCACCTGTTCCTCTATCTTAGTAAATTCCATTGCAGTAGACATCATTACAACAAATCAGACGTTTCGAGATGGTGACACCATCGTATCAGCTGCTGGAGAATTCGAACTTGGATTTTTCAGCCCAGGCAGCTCAACTAATCGATATCTGGCAATTCGGTACAAGAAAATAGCAATAGGGACAATTGTGTGGGTTGCTAATAGAAATCGACCTCTCATGAATACCTCAGGTGTGGTACAGATCAATGCCACGGGAATTACACTGCGAACTGTTAATACTAGTGATGGCATAATTTGGTCATCGAATAGACGTACAACTATAAAGAATCCTGTTTTACAGCTATTAGATACAGGAAATTTGGTTCTAAGGGACGAAGCTCAGGATATTAACAACGAGAAAGACTTTATTTGGCAGAGCTTTGATTATCCCGGAGACACTTTACTACCTGGCATGAAATTTGGAATAGACCTGGAAACCGGCATAGACAGGTACTATACATCGTGGAAAAGTGTTGATGATCCATCCTTAGGTAGTTTTAGCAACCGGCTTGATCCTAATGGCTACCCACAATTTATTTTAAGAAAAGGTTCAGTGATTTGGTCAAGAACTGGGCTATGGAATGGTTATAAATTCAGTGGCATTCCCAATTATAATCAGAGGATCATTTTTACATATACCTATGTATTCAATGAGAAGGAAATCTATTATAGGTTTGACCTCATCAACAGAACTTCTGCTATTATGAGGTTTGTTTTGACTCCGGATGGAGATTCAAAACTTCTTGTGTGGAATGGTCAACAACAAAATTGGAACGTTTACCTTAGTCTACAGGACACTGACTGTGATCGTTATGGCTTGTGCGGTGCTTATGGACAATGTAACATATACAACGCACCTAGATGTGAATGCTTGAGAGGATTTGTTCCTAGATTCCCAGAGAAGTGGAATGCAGCAGACTGGTCTGATGGATGCATCCGCAGAACTAATTTAGTTTGCGGAAGTAAGGAGGGTTTCCTGAAACATTCAGGTGTGAAGTTACCAGACACACGCCAGTCTTGGTATAACATGACAATAAACCATCATGAATGTAAGCAATCGTGCCTGAAAAATTGCTCTTGTACAGCTTTTGCATATGCAGATGCCAAAAAAGGTGGACCGGGATGTCTCTTATGGTTCGGTGATCTCATTGATATTAGGGACTACACAGAAGATGGACAAGATATGTTTGTAAGAATGCCCTCGTCTGAACTAG AAAAAAGCTGGAGTTCGGTGAAGAGGAAAATATTGATCATTCTAATAACTGCAATACTAACAGTGGTGTTACTTGTAATATTCCTTCTTGTATACAAGAGGAGAAAGCTGCAGAAAAAAG AAAGCTTGAGATTATATTCGGATAGTGTTGACCGGGCTGAAATTGGCAAAGTTGATCTGGAGTTGCCATTATTTGACTTTAAAAGGATTGCAAATGCCacaagtgacttctccaacaacaCTAAACTCGGAGAGGGTGGCTTCGGACCTGTATATAAG GGCACATTGGATGATGGACAAGAAATAGCAGTGAAAAGGCTTTCAAAGAATTCAAGTCAAGGACTCGATGAATTTAAAAATGAAGTTTCATGTATCGCCAGACTGCAGCATCGAAATCTTGTGACACTTCTTGGTTACTGCACAGAGAGTGGAGAAAGGATTCTGATCTACGAATATATGGCAAACAAAAGTCTAGATTCTTTGATTTTTG ATAAAAAATCAAGAATCACACTGGACTGGCCGAGACGATACAACATAATTAATGGCATTGCTAGGGGACTTATGTATCTTCATCAAGATTCAAAGCTAAGAATCATACATAGAGATCTCAAAGCAAGTAACATTTTACTTGATCATGAGATGAATCCGAAGATTTCAGACTTTGGCCTGGCAAGAAGTTTCGGAGGAAATGAAATTGACGCAAAGACCTCAAGAGTTGTTGGGACATA TGGTTACATGGCCCCCGAGTATGTTATTGACGGCCAATTCTCTGTTAAATCTGATGTTTATAGCTTTGGTGTTTTACTAATAGAGATAGTTAGTGGAGTGAAAAACAGATTATTTCGCCACCCTGATCACAACTTAAACCTTCTAGCGCAT GCATGGATGAGTTACAAAGAAGACAAACTTTTGCAAGTAATGGATGGAGTTATCTTGGATTCAAGTAACGATATGGAAGTTTTCCGAGTTATTCAAATAGGATTATTGTGCGTTCAACATGATCCAAAGGACAGGCCAGTTATGTCACAGGTGGTTTTAATGTTGAGTAGCAACATGAAACTTCCTCATCCAAAGCAACCTGGGTTTTTCATGGAGAGAAACTTGCTTGAAGTAGACTATTTATCAAGCAATTCAGAATTCTCTTCATCAAACCAATTTACAATTACCACTCTCCTACCTCGAGTATAG
- the LOC141686735 gene encoding uncharacterized protein LOC141686735: MTREEILKEVKDKPFYYPLKPIQTPPESRPYNRQCDYHETHGHKTENCLSLKYFIEDQVNKGNMNKYLVRDNNNNNDNNRGEAQKRGKNVVNVVLGGSHSPSRSPDFGEEVLSIQSLPDMVISFSSKDYEGVNPHHNAALVVTLEIFDNKVRRMLIDNGFSLNILYKYIVDQMQLGSIRSNDCREDPLYGFGYNLVPIQGTLYLPVIFGTAPNQVTHIIKFYVINTPSSYYGIIGRSALSMMQAITSISHLKIKFPTPTRVGEIKRDYGVAETCYSQGLVMAETHQDNKRKATVLRKQ, encoded by the coding sequence atgaccCGGGAGGAAATCTTGAAGGAGGTAAAAGACAAACCTTTCTATTATCCTCTGAAGCCAATACAAACGCCTCcggagagcaggccttacaataGACAATGCGATTATCATGAGACCCATGGCCATAAGACTGAGAACtgcttatcactcaagtacttcattgaggACCAAGTGAATAAAGGAAATATGAACAAATACTTAGTCCGggacaacaacaacaacaacgaCAACAACAGAGGGGAGGCGCAAAAGAGAGGAAAAAACGTAGTTAATGTAGTCCTAGGAGGCTCCCACTCCCCATCACGGAGCCCGGACTTCGGCGAAGAAGTGCTCTCAATCCAATCACTCCCAGATATGGTGATATCTTTTAGCAGTAAGGACTATGAAGGAGTCAACCCTCATCACAATGCAGCTTTAGTTGTCACCTTGGAAATCTTTGATAATAAAGTAAGaagaatgctcatagacaatggttTCTCATTAAATATTCTCTACAAGTACATAGTGGATCAAATGCAATTAGGGAGCATCCGCTCAAATGATTGCCGGGAGGATCCACTCTATGGGTTCGGATACAACTtagtcccgatccaaggaactttgTATCTACCTGTTATTTTTGGAACTGCTCCTAACCAAGTAACTCATATCATAAAGTTCTATGTCATCAACACTCCTTCATCATACTATGGAATCATCGGCAGATCAGCTCTAAGCatgatgcaagcaataacttcaatctcccatctcaaaATCAAGTTCCCAACCCCGACAAGAGTCGGGGAGATAAAAAGAGATTATGGAGTTGCTGAAACATGCTATAGCCAGGGGTTAGTAATGGCAGAAACCCACCAGGACAATAAAAGGAAGGCCACAGTCCTTCGCAAACAATAA